The following are encoded in a window of Solibacillus sp. FSL R7-0668 genomic DNA:
- the pdhA gene encoding pyruvate dehydrogenase (acetyl-transferring) E1 component subunit alpha, producing MAEKMMNQLDPTGTLQEIESKFEMFQILNENGEVVNEAAMPELTDEQLVELMTRMVYVRILDQRSISLNRQGRLGFYAPTAGQEASQLASHYALEKEDWILPGYRDVPQIVMHGLPLWKAFLFSRGHFIGNQVPEGVNILAPQIIIGAQYIQTAGVALGLQKRGSKTVAITYTGDGGSSQGDFYEGINFAGAFKSPAIFIVQNNQFAISTPRELQTAAKTIAQKGIAAGIPSVLVDGMDPLAVYAATKDARDRAVRGEGPTLIETMCYRYGPHTMAGDDPTRYRTSDTDNEWAAKDPLIRFRKFLEAKGLWDEQKEEAVIERAKEEIKEAIKLADQAPKQKVTELMDNMYAEDMPSNLKEQYAIYKEKESK from the coding sequence ATGGCAGAAAAAATGATGAATCAATTAGATCCAACTGGTACATTACAAGAGATTGAAAGCAAATTTGAAATGTTCCAAATCTTAAATGAAAACGGTGAAGTAGTAAATGAAGCAGCAATGCCGGAATTAACGGACGAGCAATTGGTAGAATTAATGACGCGCATGGTTTATGTGCGTATTTTAGACCAACGCTCGATTTCATTAAATCGTCAAGGTCGCTTAGGTTTCTATGCACCAACAGCTGGTCAAGAGGCGTCGCAATTAGCGTCCCATTATGCGCTTGAAAAAGAGGACTGGATTTTACCGGGTTACCGTGATGTACCACAAATTGTGATGCATGGACTCCCATTATGGAAAGCATTTTTATTCAGCCGTGGTCACTTTATTGGAAACCAAGTGCCTGAAGGGGTAAATATTTTAGCACCACAAATTATTATCGGTGCACAATATATTCAAACAGCGGGAGTTGCATTAGGCTTACAAAAGCGCGGCTCAAAAACAGTAGCGATTACGTATACAGGTGATGGTGGTTCTTCACAGGGGGATTTCTACGAAGGTATTAACTTTGCCGGTGCATTTAAATCACCAGCAATTTTCATCGTACAAAATAACCAATTCGCGATTTCAACGCCACGTGAGCTCCAAACAGCAGCAAAAACAATCGCACAAAAAGGGATTGCAGCAGGTATTCCATCGGTTCTTGTTGACGGAATGGACCCATTAGCAGTATATGCAGCGACAAAGGATGCGCGTGATCGAGCAGTTCGTGGCGAAGGTCCAACTTTAATCGAAACAATGTGTTACCGTTATGGCCCACATACAATGGCAGGAGATGACCCAACTCGTTACCGTACATCGGATACAGACAACGAGTGGGCAGCGAAGGATCCATTAATTCGCTTCCGTAAATTCTTAGAAGCAAAAGGGCTATGGGATGAGCAAAAAGAAGAGGCAGTAATCGAGCGTGCAAAAGAAGAAATTAAAGAAGCCATCAAATTAGCAGACCAAGCGCCAAAACAAAAAGTAACAGAGCTAATGGATAATATGTACGCAGAAGATATGCCATCAAACTTAAAAGAGCAATATGCAATTTATAAAGAGAAGGAGTCGAAATAA